In a genomic window of Bradyrhizobium sp. LLZ17:
- a CDS encoding ATP-binding protein, with protein sequence MKPLGFFHLKGIGGQIAALVLASTVALHLVVTTAFLISRPDRPDTAPDGAPQLADAALLLGAASESERPRLLDDLARAFPKLNIETHAPGTVSVAAESEGQHLHGMRRHLGRGYRVVQLASADGGPHRIGVELPDGTVIAAQVGNGSRPWFWGAPWLTALMSAFICVSVLGLWAARALAAPLSSFATAAENFSLDGAADPLPERGPEEIRSVARALNRMHERIAGLMSDRTRMLAAISHDLRTPITRLRLRAEFIEDEGNRKRMLIDLDQMRSMLESVLSLLRNDRKIEAVTLVDIASSLQLVADQFGDMGHVVHYDGPLSATAAARPDDLHRGITNLVENAVRFGAEVTIRLAIAGTKLIIDVEDDGPGISDARKQAMLEPFVRGDDARTMDESTGFGLGLSIARAIAIAHGGELSLHDRAPHGLIVRMQLPVSQQPRLAA encoded by the coding sequence ATGAAGCCGCTCGGGTTCTTCCACCTCAAGGGTATCGGCGGGCAGATTGCCGCACTGGTGCTGGCGTCGACCGTCGCGCTGCATCTCGTCGTCACCACCGCCTTCCTGATCAGCCGGCCGGATCGCCCGGACACCGCGCCTGACGGCGCGCCGCAATTGGCCGATGCCGCGCTGCTGCTCGGCGCTGCAAGCGAGAGCGAGCGGCCGCGTCTGCTCGACGATCTCGCGCGCGCGTTCCCGAAGCTCAACATCGAGACGCACGCGCCCGGCACGGTGAGCGTCGCCGCGGAGAGCGAGGGCCAGCATCTGCACGGGATGCGTCGTCACCTCGGCCGCGGCTACAGGGTGGTGCAGCTTGCGTCCGCCGACGGCGGCCCGCACCGCATCGGCGTGGAATTACCCGACGGCACCGTGATCGCGGCCCAGGTCGGCAACGGCTCGCGCCCGTGGTTCTGGGGCGCGCCGTGGCTGACGGCGCTGATGTCCGCTTTCATCTGCGTCAGCGTGCTCGGCCTGTGGGCCGCGCGGGCGCTGGCGGCGCCGCTGTCGTCCTTCGCCACGGCCGCCGAGAATTTCAGCCTCGACGGCGCCGCCGACCCGCTGCCGGAACGCGGCCCGGAAGAGATCCGCTCGGTCGCGCGCGCGCTCAACCGCATGCATGAACGGATCGCGGGGCTGATGTCGGATCGCACCAGGATGCTGGCGGCGATCAGCCACGATCTGCGCACGCCCATCACGCGGCTGCGCCTGCGCGCCGAGTTCATCGAGGACGAAGGCAACCGCAAGCGCATGCTGATCGATCTCGACCAGATGCGCTCGATGCTGGAATCCGTGCTGTCGCTGTTGCGCAACGATCGCAAGATCGAAGCCGTGACGCTGGTCGACATCGCAAGCTCGCTGCAGCTCGTCGCCGACCAGTTCGGCGACATGGGCCATGTCGTGCACTATGACGGCCCGCTGTCGGCGACCGCCGCCGCGCGTCCCGACGATCTGCACCGCGGCATCACCAACCTCGTCGAGAACGCGGTGCGCTTCGGCGCCGAGGTGACGATCCGCCTCGCTATCGCGGGCACCAAACTGATCATCGACGTCGAGGACGACGGCCCCGGCATTTCCGACGCGCGCAAGCAGGCGATGCTGGAGCCGTTCGTGCGCGGCGACGATGCCCGTACCATGGACGAGTCCACCGGCTTCGGCCTCGGCCTGTCGATCGCGCGCGCGATCGCGATCGCGCATGGCGGCGAGCTGTCGCTCCACGACCGCGCGCCGCACGGTCTCATCGTGCGGATGCAATTGCCGGTATCGCAGCAGCCGCGGCTGGCGGCGTAA
- a CDS encoding ABC transporter ATP-binding protein: MEAGMVTPAPALVRFSGIQKTYDGEHLVVKNLDLDIRKGEFITLLGPSGSGKTTTLMMLAGFEVPTHGEIYLADRSIKNMPPHKRDIGMVFQNYALFPHLTIAENIAFPLSVRNVNKAEAQERVNAALRMIKMETMAQRRPGQLSGGQQQRVALARALVFNPQLVLMDEPLGALDKRLREQMQLEIKQLHETMGITVVYVTHDQSEALTMSDRIAVFNDGIVQQIDRPDALYEHPVNSFVAHFIGENNVLAGTVETVDKDYCRVALAAGGIVTARAVNVSGAGASTSLSVRPERISIVLDGTSSEGPNRLPARVQNTIYLGDHALAVLDVAGNGEFMVKLQPDAHDGLRPGSVTPGRLTPGENVFITFRPEDCLALDPV; this comes from the coding sequence ATGGAAGCCGGCATGGTTACGCCTGCGCCGGCGCTGGTGCGCTTTTCCGGCATTCAGAAGACCTACGATGGCGAGCACCTCGTGGTGAAGAACCTCGATCTCGACATCAGGAAGGGCGAGTTCATCACCCTGCTCGGCCCGTCGGGCTCGGGCAAGACGACGACGCTGATGATGCTGGCTGGTTTCGAGGTTCCGACCCATGGCGAGATCTACCTCGCTGACCGGTCGATCAAGAACATGCCGCCGCACAAGCGTGACATCGGCATGGTGTTCCAGAACTACGCGTTGTTTCCGCATCTGACGATCGCGGAGAATATCGCCTTCCCGCTCTCCGTTCGCAACGTCAACAAGGCGGAAGCGCAGGAGCGCGTCAACGCGGCGTTGCGCATGATCAAGATGGAAACCATGGCACAGCGGCGGCCCGGGCAGCTGTCCGGCGGCCAGCAGCAACGTGTGGCTCTGGCCCGCGCGCTGGTTTTCAACCCGCAGCTCGTGCTGATGGACGAGCCCCTGGGCGCGCTGGACAAGCGCCTGCGGGAGCAGATGCAACTGGAGATCAAGCAACTGCACGAGACCATGGGCATCACCGTCGTCTACGTCACCCACGATCAGAGCGAAGCCCTCACCATGTCGGACCGCATCGCCGTGTTCAACGACGGCATCGTGCAGCAGATCGACCGGCCCGACGCGCTGTATGAGCATCCGGTCAACAGCTTCGTCGCTCATTTCATCGGCGAGAATAATGTGCTGGCCGGCACCGTCGAGACGGTCGACAAGGATTATTGCCGCGTCGCGCTCGCTGCTGGCGGCATCGTGACCGCGCGGGCGGTCAACGTATCAGGCGCGGGCGCATCGACTTCCCTGTCGGTGCGGCCGGAGCGGATCTCGATTGTCCTGGACGGCACCTCCAGCGAGGGACCGAACCGTCTGCCCGCCAGGGTGCAGAACACCATCTATCTCGGTGACCACGCGCTGGCGGTGCTCGACGTCGCCGGCAACGGGGAGTTCATGGTCAAGCTTCAGCCCGACGCACATGACGGCCTGAGACCTGGAAGCGTAACACCTGGACGCCTGACACCTGGCGAAAACGTGTTCATCACCTTCCGCCCCGAGGACTGCCTGGCCCTCGATCCCGTCTGA
- a CDS encoding ABC transporter substrate-binding protein — MHKLWTAIVASFAMAASCGAAQAQISDDVVKIGVLTDMSSLYADATGKGSLAAVEMAVADYGAKVAGKPVQVVAADHQNKPDVGVNIARNWYDNEKVDAIFDVPTSSVALPISALTREKNKININSGGGSSDITGVACSPNTVHWTYDTYALSNVAGKAMVKRGEDTWFFITADYAFGQALQRDAANVVKESGGKVLGEVRHPLNSSDFSSFLLQAQASKAKVVALANAGGDTTNALKQAAEFGLTQGGQKMIALLMEITDVHSLGVKATQGLIITDAFYWDTNDETRAFSKRFNDKVGHMPTMIQAGLYSATMHYLKAIDAIKTDEAPKVMEQMRATPINDFFAKNGKIRIDGRMVHDMSLYEVKKPEESKGEWDLYKLIATVPGDEAFRPLDKGGCPLVK, encoded by the coding sequence ATGCACAAACTATGGACCGCAATTGTGGCCAGCTTCGCCATGGCCGCATCCTGCGGCGCAGCGCAGGCGCAGATATCCGACGATGTCGTCAAGATCGGCGTGCTCACGGACATGTCGAGCCTTTATGCCGATGCGACCGGCAAGGGATCGCTTGCCGCAGTGGAGATGGCGGTCGCCGATTACGGCGCCAAGGTCGCCGGCAAGCCGGTTCAGGTGGTCGCGGCCGACCACCAGAACAAGCCCGACGTCGGCGTCAACATCGCCCGCAACTGGTACGACAACGAGAAGGTCGATGCGATCTTCGACGTACCGACCTCGTCGGTGGCGCTGCCGATCTCGGCCCTGACGCGCGAGAAGAACAAGATCAACATCAATTCCGGCGGCGGCTCCTCCGATATCACCGGCGTGGCCTGCTCGCCCAACACCGTGCACTGGACCTACGACACCTATGCGCTGTCGAACGTCGCCGGCAAGGCGATGGTGAAGCGCGGCGAGGACACCTGGTTCTTCATCACGGCCGACTACGCCTTCGGCCAGGCGCTGCAGCGCGACGCCGCCAACGTCGTCAAGGAGAGCGGCGGCAAGGTGCTCGGCGAGGTCCGCCACCCGCTCAACTCCTCGGACTTCTCCTCCTTCCTGCTTCAGGCGCAGGCTTCGAAGGCTAAAGTCGTCGCGCTGGCGAACGCCGGCGGCGACACCACCAATGCCTTGAAGCAGGCCGCGGAGTTCGGCCTGACCCAAGGCGGCCAGAAGATGATCGCTCTGCTGATGGAGATCACCGACGTTCACTCGCTCGGGGTCAAGGCGACGCAAGGCCTGATCATCACCGACGCGTTTTACTGGGACACGAACGACGAGACGCGGGCCTTCTCGAAACGCTTCAACGACAAGGTCGGCCACATGCCGACCATGATCCAGGCCGGCCTCTACTCGGCGACCATGCATTATCTGAAGGCGATCGACGCCATCAAGACCGACGAGGCACCGAAGGTGATGGAGCAGATGCGCGCCACGCCGATCAACGACTTCTTCGCCAAGAACGGCAAGATCCGCATCGACGGCCGCATGGTCCACGACATGTCGCTGTATGAGGTGAAGAAGCCGGAAGAGTCCAAAGGCGAGTGGGATCTCTACAAGCTGATCGCCACCGTCCCCGGCGACGAAGCCTTCCGCCCGCTCGACAAGGGCGGCTGCCCGCTGGTGAAGTAA
- a CDS encoding transglycosylase SLT domain-containing protein gives MKILRVAALLAAGLILPQAAFAGQAEYAEMVAAHARANGVPEALVHRVIMRESRYQPGLVGHGGTIGLMQIKLATARGLGYTGDAAGLRDPDTNLTYAVKYLAGAYHAANGDHARAVRYFAGGYYYAAKRQRQEAVQQASFEPQLEPNGNPQPMFGAAPHRKLAQQLRNARAQVPR, from the coding sequence ATGAAGATTTTACGCGTCGCCGCGCTGCTCGCGGCTGGACTGATATTGCCCCAGGCGGCATTCGCAGGCCAAGCCGAATACGCCGAGATGGTCGCCGCCCATGCGCGCGCCAACGGCGTGCCGGAAGCGCTGGTGCATCGGGTCATCATGCGCGAGAGCCGGTATCAGCCCGGCCTCGTCGGCCATGGCGGCACCATCGGGCTGATGCAGATCAAGCTCGCGACCGCCCGCGGCCTCGGCTACACCGGCGATGCCGCCGGACTGCGCGACCCCGACACCAATCTCACCTACGCGGTCAAATACCTCGCCGGCGCCTATCACGCCGCCAACGGCGACCACGCCCGGGCCGTGCGTTATTTCGCGGGCGGTTATTACTACGCCGCAAAGCGGCAGCGCCAGGAAGCCGTGCAGCAGGCGAGCTTCGAACCCCAGTTGGAGCCGAACGGCAACCCGCAGCCGATGTTCGGCGCAGCCCCGCATCGCAAGCTGGCGCAGCAGCTCCGCAACGCCCGGGCGCAGGTTCCGCGCTAA
- a CDS encoding response regulator, with the protein MAISSPNILVVEDDRETRTLIAKYLRNNSCNVTAVSDGREMSRAIADHRVDLIILDVMLPGEDGLSLCRKVRSGAQTPIIMLTARGEDVDRIVGLEMGADDYLPKPFNPRELLARINAVLRRQASAQAASAIEGAATLAFEGWRIDLRLRELRNPQGARVAVTSAEFDLLRTFCERPGRVLSRDSLLDLTQGRNTGSFERSIDVLVSRIRRKIEPNPQDPSMIKTVRSGGYLFTPRTEAVAAALSS; encoded by the coding sequence ATGGCCATTTCCTCCCCCAACATTCTGGTCGTCGAAGACGATCGCGAAACCCGAACCTTGATTGCGAAGTACCTGCGCAACAATTCCTGCAACGTTACCGCAGTGAGCGACGGCCGCGAGATGTCGCGCGCCATCGCCGATCACCGCGTCGATCTCATCATCCTTGACGTGATGCTGCCCGGCGAAGATGGGCTCAGCTTGTGCCGCAAGGTGCGCTCGGGGGCGCAAACGCCGATCATCATGCTGACCGCGCGCGGCGAGGACGTCGACCGCATCGTCGGCCTCGAGATGGGCGCGGACGATTATCTGCCGAAGCCATTCAACCCGCGCGAGCTGCTCGCCCGTATCAACGCGGTGCTGCGCCGCCAGGCCTCGGCGCAAGCCGCAAGCGCGATCGAAGGCGCCGCCACGCTGGCCTTCGAGGGCTGGCGCATCGACCTGCGGCTGCGCGAGCTGCGCAATCCGCAAGGCGCGCGGGTCGCGGTGACCAGCGCCGAATTCGATCTGCTCAGGACGTTCTGCGAACGGCCCGGCCGCGTGCTGTCGCGCGACAGCCTGCTCGACCTCACGCAGGGCCGCAACACCGGCTCGTTCGAACGCTCCATCGACGTGCTGGTCAGCCGCATCCGCCGCAAGATCGAGCCCAATCCGCAGGATCCGTCCATGATCAAGACAGTGCGCTCCGGCGGCTATTTGTTCACACCCAGAACGGAAGCGGTCGCGGCGGCCCTGAGCAGCTGA
- a CDS encoding DUF4403 family protein, with amino-acid sequence MRLTLNFKTVLIAVVVVATSFFISLKAMDWLSPRATNSAPAIAQLPPLPPVSKSSIVVAPVAIALSAIRDQAERASPRNFAGKAENPISQILQNADIGWSAVRGPMSATGDKDVLTLSTALTGKLNVTGSLSSKATGALGEALGSVVGGNAAKQIGAVNIKNLNASAEIKGNVVVTSRPKLAANWHLEPNLGAQVNLGNTDLSVAGAKVNVPAQVKPLIDKTVGEQLNVVSERIRNDPSLGDNAKTQWAKACRSIPLQGTGSSTALPPLWLEMKPVRAIAAQPRVDAQAVTLLLGLEAETRVTTTPTKPDCPFPDKISIVPPTGSGVNIGVPIDVPFTEINKLIAAQMVGHTYPEDGSGPVDVTVKSVNVVPSGERLLISLLVRAKEKKSWLGLGAEATVHIWGRPMLDQAQQTLRLADVQLAVESEAAFGLLGAAARAVVPQMQQALAQKASLDLKPIAANAREKIAAAIADYQKSEDGLKVEARIDSLTLADIAFDSKTLRIVAQAGGSLNVYVTKLSGM; translated from the coding sequence ATGCGTCTGACGTTGAATTTCAAAACTGTCCTGATCGCGGTCGTGGTGGTCGCGACGTCGTTTTTCATCAGCCTGAAGGCGATGGATTGGCTGTCGCCGCGCGCGACCAATTCGGCACCGGCGATTGCGCAATTGCCGCCGCTGCCGCCCGTCTCCAAGAGCTCGATCGTGGTGGCGCCGGTCGCGATCGCGCTGTCGGCGATCCGGGATCAGGCCGAGAGGGCCTCGCCGCGCAATTTCGCGGGCAAGGCCGAGAACCCGATCTCGCAGATCCTGCAAAACGCCGATATCGGCTGGAGCGCCGTCCGCGGGCCGATGTCGGCCACCGGCGACAAGGACGTGCTCACGCTGTCGACCGCGCTGACCGGGAAGCTGAACGTGACCGGCTCGCTGTCGTCGAAAGCCACTGGCGCGCTCGGCGAGGCGCTGGGCAGCGTGGTCGGCGGCAATGCCGCCAAACAAATTGGCGCGGTCAATATCAAGAACCTGAATGCCAGCGCCGAGATCAAGGGCAACGTGGTCGTCACCTCGCGCCCGAAGCTTGCCGCCAACTGGCATCTCGAGCCCAATCTCGGCGCCCAAGTCAATCTCGGCAACACCGATCTGTCGGTTGCGGGCGCCAAGGTCAACGTGCCGGCACAGGTGAAGCCGCTGATCGACAAGACGGTCGGCGAGCAGCTCAACGTGGTCTCCGAGCGCATTCGCAACGACCCGAGTCTGGGCGACAACGCGAAGACGCAATGGGCCAAGGCCTGCCGCTCGATCCCGTTGCAAGGCACCGGCTCCTCGACCGCGCTGCCGCCGCTCTGGCTGGAGATGAAGCCAGTGCGGGCGATCGCGGCGCAGCCGCGCGTCGACGCACAGGCCGTGACGCTGCTGCTCGGTCTGGAGGCTGAGACGCGCGTCACGACGACGCCGACCAAGCCGGACTGCCCGTTCCCGGACAAGATCTCGATCGTGCCGCCGACCGGCAGCGGCGTGAACATCGGCGTCCCCATCGACGTGCCCTTCACCGAGATCAACAAGCTGATCGCAGCGCAAATGGTCGGCCACACCTATCCCGAGGACGGCTCCGGCCCGGTCGACGTCACCGTGAAAAGCGTCAACGTGGTCCCATCGGGCGAGCGGCTGCTGATCTCGCTCCTGGTGCGCGCCAAGGAGAAGAAGAGCTGGCTCGGCCTCGGCGCCGAGGCGACCGTGCACATCTGGGGGCGGCCGATGCTGGACCAGGCGCAGCAGACGCTGCGGCTTGCCGACGTCCAGCTCGCGGTGGAGTCCGAAGCGGCCTTCGGCTTGCTGGGGGCTGCTGCGCGCGCAGTGGTGCCTCAGATGCAGCAGGCGCTGGCGCAGAAGGCGTCACTCGACCTGAAGCCGATCGCTGCCAATGCCCGCGAGAAGATCGCGGCCGCGATCGCCGACTACCAGAAGAGCGAGGACGGCCTCAAGGTCGAGGCCAGGATCGACAGCCTGACGCTCGCCGACATCGCCTTCGATTCCAAGACGCTGCGCATCGTCGCCCAAGCCGGCGGTTCGCTGAATGTGTACGTGACGAAGCTGTCGGGAATGTAG
- a CDS encoding ABC transporter permease, translated as MTAAALTGADAQAEMPLKLRLKRAERARQVKALALVLPLLLFLLFTFAGPIAGMLWRAVDDREVRQALPQTIAALASWNGKDLPDEKAYAALAGDILTARASGTIAIAAKRLNYAQNGFRTILTSTARNLKAVPELGRAKETLGKINPAWHERSTWTTIKDAGGPVTGFYLLAALDLTRNADGAIIAAPPDQAIYRDVFARTFLISLSVTVLCLILGFPVAYLLATLPPGRSNLLMIFVLLPFWTSLLVRTCAWIVLLQSNGVVNDSLHWLGIIDEPLRLIYNRFGVCVAMTHVLLPFMILPLYSSMKAISPAYMRAAASLGAPPLTAFLRIYLPQTLPGIGAGGLLVFILALGYYITPALVGGAADQMISYFIALYTTETANWGLASALGAVLLLATILLALVYGKLVQGQQVTGGMKN; from the coding sequence ATGACGGCAGCCGCCTTAACCGGCGCCGATGCCCAGGCCGAGATGCCGCTCAAGCTCCGCCTGAAGCGGGCGGAGCGAGCGCGCCAGGTCAAGGCATTGGCGCTGGTGCTGCCGCTTCTGCTGTTTCTGCTCTTCACCTTCGCAGGCCCGATCGCCGGCATGCTGTGGCGCGCGGTCGATGACAGGGAGGTGCGTCAGGCTCTGCCGCAAACAATAGCGGCTCTCGCCAGCTGGAATGGCAAGGACCTGCCGGACGAAAAGGCCTACGCGGCGCTGGCAGGCGACATCCTGACGGCGCGCGCCTCCGGCACCATTGCCATCGCGGCCAAGCGGCTCAACTACGCGCAGAACGGCTTCCGCACCATCCTGACCAGCACGGCGCGCAATCTGAAGGCGGTGCCGGAGCTCGGCAGGGCCAAGGAAACGCTGGGCAAGATCAACCCGGCCTGGCACGAGCGCAGCACTTGGACGACGATCAAAGACGCCGGCGGTCCCGTCACCGGCTTCTACCTTCTGGCGGCACTCGACCTGACGCGAAACGCGGACGGCGCGATCATCGCAGCCCCGCCGGATCAGGCCATCTACCGCGACGTTTTCGCCCGCACCTTCCTCATCAGCCTCAGCGTCACGGTACTCTGCCTGATCCTCGGCTTCCCGGTCGCCTATCTCCTGGCGACGCTGCCGCCGGGCCGGTCGAACCTGCTGATGATCTTCGTGCTGCTGCCGTTCTGGACCTCGCTTCTGGTCCGCACCTGCGCCTGGATCGTGCTGTTGCAGAGCAACGGCGTGGTGAATGACAGCCTGCACTGGCTTGGCATCATCGACGAGCCGCTGCGCCTGATCTACAATCGCTTCGGTGTCTGCGTGGCCATGACCCACGTTCTCCTGCCATTCATGATCCTGCCGCTATACAGCAGCATGAAGGCGATCTCCCCTGCTTACATGCGTGCCGCCGCCTCGCTGGGCGCGCCGCCGCTCACCGCCTTCCTGCGGATCTACCTGCCGCAAACCTTGCCCGGTATCGGCGCGGGAGGCCTGCTCGTCTTCATCCTGGCGCTTGGCTATTACATCACACCGGCACTCGTGGGCGGCGCCGCCGATCAGATGATCAGCTACTTCATCGCGCTCTACACGACCGAGACCGCCAACTGGGGCCTGGCTTCGGCGCTCGGTGCTGTGCTGCTGCTGGCCACTATTCTGCTCGCTCTCGTCTACGGCAAGCTGGTGCAGGGCCAGCAGGTCACGGGAGGAATGAAGAATTGA
- a CDS encoding PRC-barrel domain-containing protein, translating into MLMKSIAAGLAGTALLATVAFAQNPSATTDKSAANNATTTTTSASGDWRASKMAGLKVYNDANENIGSINDLLMDKSGSIKIAVIGVGGFLGMGEHLVAIPYDKLKFVNQAVAYNGTGANNNAATNTAANRPASTTTTTGAATGTDKTATTTTSSSKWYPDHAVFNASKDELKKMPEFKYSE; encoded by the coding sequence ATGTTGATGAAATCGATCGCTGCCGGTCTCGCCGGCACAGCGCTGCTTGCGACCGTCGCGTTTGCACAAAACCCGTCCGCCACCACCGACAAGTCCGCCGCGAACAACGCGACGACGACCACCACCTCCGCCTCGGGCGACTGGCGTGCGTCGAAAATGGCCGGGTTGAAGGTCTACAATGACGCCAACGAAAACATCGGCTCGATCAACGATCTCTTGATGGACAAGAGCGGTAGCATCAAGATCGCCGTGATCGGCGTCGGCGGCTTCCTCGGCATGGGCGAGCACCTGGTCGCTATTCCCTATGACAAGCTGAAATTCGTCAACCAGGCGGTGGCCTATAACGGCACCGGCGCCAACAACAATGCTGCCACCAACACGGCTGCCAACCGGCCCGCTTCCACCACCACGACCACGGGTGCTGCGACCGGCACCGACAAGACCGCGACCACGACGACGTCCTCGTCGAAATGGTATCCGGACCACGCCGTGTTCAATGCGAGCAAGGACGAGCTGAAGAAAATGCCGGAGTTCAAGTACTCGGAGTAA
- a CDS encoding ABC transporter permease produces MSDNVSLRTPSQRIAWTATIVVSTLVFIFLIAPILAIMPLSFSSGSYLTYPLPGLSLRWYDDFINSPRWMNSLKNSMIIGVASTLLSMVLGTLAALGLAQWKSRFKPLVLAFVLSPVVVPGVITAVGLYFFFAPIGLTGSYLGLILAHTALATPFVVITVGATLQSFDTNLARAAASLGASPLYAFRRVILPLILPGLASGALFAFATSFDEVVIVLFMAGPEQRTLPREMFSGIRENISPTITAAAVILTTVSIILLATLEGLRRRNERLKGSSA; encoded by the coding sequence TTGAGCGATAATGTCTCCCTCCGCACGCCCAGCCAACGCATCGCGTGGACCGCGACCATCGTTGTCTCCACGCTGGTGTTCATCTTCCTGATCGCGCCGATCCTGGCGATCATGCCGCTGTCCTTCAGCTCGGGCTCCTACCTTACCTATCCGCTGCCAGGCCTCTCCCTGCGCTGGTACGACGACTTCATCAATTCGCCGCGTTGGATGAATTCGTTGAAGAACAGCATGATCATCGGCGTCGCCTCGACCTTGCTGTCCATGGTACTTGGCACCTTGGCCGCGCTGGGGCTGGCGCAGTGGAAGAGCCGCTTCAAGCCGCTGGTGCTGGCTTTCGTGCTCTCGCCGGTCGTCGTGCCCGGCGTCATCACCGCGGTCGGTCTCTATTTCTTCTTCGCGCCGATCGGGTTGACCGGCAGCTATCTCGGCTTGATCCTGGCCCACACCGCGCTGGCGACGCCCTTTGTGGTGATCACCGTCGGCGCAACGCTGCAAAGCTTCGACACCAATCTGGCACGCGCCGCCGCGTCGCTTGGCGCCTCGCCGCTCTACGCGTTCCGCCGCGTGATCCTGCCGCTGATCCTGCCTGGCCTCGCATCAGGCGCGCTGTTCGCCTTCGCGACCAGTTTCGATGAGGTGGTGATCGTGCTGTTCATGGCAGGGCCCGAGCAGCGCACCCTGCCGCGCGAAATGTTCAGCGGCATCCGCGAGAACATCAGCCCGACCATCACGGCAGCCGCGGTGATTCTGACGACGGTCTCGATCATCCTGCTCGCCACCCTGGAAGGCTTGCGCCGCCGCAACGAACGGCTCAAGGGCAGCAGCGCCTGA
- a CDS encoding ABC transporter substrate-binding protein produces the protein MLKHKIGKIALGFAAALTASAALATAAQARDLTVVSWGGAYQDAQKKVYFEPFKKATGTPMNDESWDGGVGVLRAKVQGGAATWDLVQVESDELAVGCEEGLFEKLDYSKIGGEAAYIPPSVNPCGVGAILYDFVLGYDKDKLKDAPKGWADFFDTKKIPGKRALRQGPKTTLEIALMADGVPPKDVYKVLATDEGVDRAFKKLDTIKGDLVWWKAGAQPPQLLASGEVAMTSVYNGRIDTANKNEKKNFGMVWDGALFTLDSWVILKGSPNKDAAYKFLDFAGKAENQAKLSENIAYGTSNKDAAALIQPAVLKDLPTAPDNIKNAVEINVAFWLENIDRLTERFNKWAAK, from the coding sequence ATGCTGAAGCACAAGATTGGCAAGATTGCCCTGGGTTTCGCCGCAGCGCTCACTGCCAGCGCCGCGCTGGCGACAGCCGCGCAGGCGCGTGATCTCACAGTCGTGTCGTGGGGTGGCGCCTATCAGGATGCGCAGAAGAAGGTCTATTTCGAGCCGTTCAAGAAGGCGACCGGCACGCCCATGAACGATGAGTCCTGGGACGGCGGCGTCGGCGTGCTGCGCGCCAAGGTGCAGGGTGGCGCCGCCACCTGGGACCTCGTCCAGGTCGAAAGCGACGAGCTGGCGGTCGGCTGCGAGGAGGGCCTGTTCGAAAAGCTGGATTATTCCAAGATCGGCGGCGAGGCCGCCTATATCCCGCCGTCGGTCAACCCCTGCGGCGTCGGCGCCATCCTCTATGATTTCGTGCTCGGCTACGACAAGGATAAGCTGAAGGACGCGCCCAAGGGCTGGGCGGACTTCTTCGACACCAAGAAGATTCCGGGCAAGCGCGCCCTGCGTCAGGGCCCGAAGACCACGCTCGAGATCGCCCTCATGGCCGACGGCGTCCCGCCGAAGGACGTCTACAAGGTGCTCGCGACCGACGAAGGCGTCGACCGCGCGTTCAAGAAGCTCGACACCATCAAGGGCGACCTCGTCTGGTGGAAGGCCGGCGCCCAGCCGCCGCAATTGCTCGCCTCCGGCGAGGTGGCGATGACCTCGGTCTACAACGGCCGCATCGACACCGCGAACAAGAACGAGAAGAAGAACTTCGGCATGGTGTGGGACGGCGCGCTGTTCACGCTCGACAGCTGGGTCATCCTGAAGGGCAGCCCGAACAAGGACGCGGCCTACAAATTCCTGGACTTCGCAGGGAAGGCGGAGAACCAGGCCAAGCTGTCGGAGAACATCGCCTACGGCACCTCGAACAAGGACGCCGCCGCCCTGATCCAGCCGGCCGTCCTGAAGGATCTGCCGACCGCGCCTGACAACATCAAGAACGCGGTCGAGATCAACGTGGCCTTCTGGCTCGAGAACATCGACCGCCTGACCGAGCGCTTCAACAAATGGGCCGCGAAATAG